From Campylobacter pinnipediorum subsp. caledonicus:
AACACCAGAACCAACAGTTCTACCACCCTCACGAATAGCAAAACGTGTTCCCTCTTCAAGTGCGATCGGAGCTATAAGTTCAACACTAATTTTTAAGTTATCGCCAGGCATAACCATTTCAGTTCCTTCAGGAAGTGTAATAGAACCTGTAACGTCTGTTGTTCTTACATAAAATTGAGGTCTATAGTTGTTAAAGAATGGAGTGTGTCTTCCGCCTTCTTCTTTAGTTAGGATATAAACTTCGCCTTCGAATTTTGTATGAGGAGTTATAGATTTTGGCTTACATAAAACCATACCACGCTCAACATCTTCTTTTTTTGTTCCTCTTAATAATACACCAACGTTATCGCCAGCTTCACCTTGATCCATCTCTTTTCTAAACATCTCAACACCTGTAACAGTTGTTGTTTGAGTGTCTCTAATACCAACGATTTCAATAGTGTCACCAACTTTAACAACACCTTTTTCTATTCTACCTGTAACAACTGTACCACGACCAGAAATAGAGAATACGTCCTCTATAGGCATAAGTAGATCTTTATCTGTATCACGAACTGGATTTGGAATATAACTATCAACTGCAGCCATTAATTCCATAACTTTAGCTGACCATTCTCCCTCGGTGCCATTTTTTGCTTCTTCTAAAGCTTTTAAAGCAGAACCTGAAACTATTGGAGTATCATCACCAGGGAAACTATATTCATTTAGAAGTTCACGGATTTCCATTTCAACTAATTCAAGAAGTTCAGCATCATCAACCATATCAGCTTTATTCATAAATACAACTATATATGGAACACCAACTTGGCGTGAAAGAAGAATGTGCTCTCTAGTTTGTGGCATAGGGCCATCAGCTGCAGAAACAACCAAAATAGCGCCATCCATTTGAGCAGCACCAGTAATCATATTTTTAACGTAGTCAGCGTGACCTGGACAGTCAACGTGAGCATAGTGACGATTTTCTGTTTCATACTCAATGTGAGAAGTAGCGATAGTTATACCACGCTCTTTTTCTTCTGGAGCGTTATCTATATTATCATAATCCTTAAGCTCAGCAAGACCTTTTCTTGAAAGAACAGCAGAAATAGCAGCTGTCAAAGTAGTTTTACCATGGTCAACGTGACCTATAGTACCAATATTTACATGTGGCTTGTTACGTGAAAATTTTTCTTTAGCCATCTTGTCCTCCATTATAATTATGTGACTTTTAAAACTAATAATTTGTATATTTTAAACCATATCGTATAAACCGTGGAGCTCATAGCGGGACTTGAACCCGCGACCTCTTCCTTACCAAGGAAGTGCTCTACCTCTGAGCCATATGAGCGTTAAAACTCTTGGCAGAGACGACATAAAAAAATACAAATTAAACCAAAAAACTTATATAGGATAAAACTGAATTGCAGATAAAAAATACCTTACAGCTCCCAGTTAATATCCAAGTTTATCTTTGGAGCGGGAAACGGGACTCGAACCCGCGACCCTCAGCTTGGAAGGCTGATGCTCTAGCCAACTGAGCTACTCCCGCAAATAGCATGGTGGTGAGACGTGGATTCGAACCACGGAAGACATAGTCAGCAGATTTACAGTCTGCCCTCGTTGGCCGCTTGAGTATCTCACCCTATTAAAATTATGCTTTGTATTCTGGTCAAACACTGTTATTTTCTATTAAAAATAAATGGAGCTGGTGAACGGAATCGAACCGCCGACCTACTGCTTACAAGGCAGTAGCTCTACCATCTGAGCTACACCAGCTTGTTTTGAAAAGTGAATTATAGCTCAAAAAAAAATAAATGTCAAGAGTTATTTTATTTTTTTATTTAAAATAATATATTTTTTAACCGTATTTTAAATCTTAGAACCCTATAATACAACAAATTTAATAAAAACATGTGAGGAAATAATGAAATTTTTACCATGGATTATAATAATAATACTTGCTTATATAGTATATTACCTAAGTACAAAATATGAAAGAAAAATAAAAATGCTTGAAAAATTAATAGACCAAAATAAAAACAACATAGCAGAAAATAAAGATTTAATAGAAAAAAATAGACTACTAATAGAAAAAAATAAACATAGTATAGAAACAAATAAACAAAATATTACTAAAATAGATATAGATATAGAGGATTAATTCTTCCAGAATTTTTCTTTGGTTTGTTTTTGTAATAGTTGCTCGTAGCTTTTTATTCTAATATTGATTGGCTCTAGTTGTTTGCCATGATTTTTAAATTTAAAATATTTTCCATTCATCAAACAATACATTGGTTTTAGATCGTATCTTTTAGAAATTGGTAAAATTCTAAAGCTAAGATTATCAAGAATAACTGGCTCTTCTCCATCTTTTTTCCACAAAGCCAAAACCATATGATAACCACCTATCATTTTTTCCTCAACAACCAGAAGACAACTACTATTTTTAACACCAAGATCTTTAAGACTATCTTGTTTACTTATAGCATACTCTTCACAATCGCCACCACCAATTCTTAAAAACTCACTCCTTGTACTCCAAGTATCAATGTTTTTATTATAAAAATCATCATAACGTGGCATTATTGTATTTATATAAGAATTTACAAGCTCTAATTTTCTATCAAAAGTTTCATTTTTTGTTTTATTCATAAACTGAGCATAATGATTTAAAATATTTTTGCAAAGAGTATTAGAACCACAAAGTGACAAAATTTTATCACTTAATTCATAAGAGTTAGCATAGATAAAAGTAAAAAATAAAAATAGGAACTTAATCATTTTTTTTTCATTAACAAGACAAGGCCAATACGATCTTTTACACCCATTTTATTATAAATAGATGTAACATGAGCTTTTACAGTTCTTAATGTTATATCTGTCTTTTCCGATATTTCTTTATTGCTTAGCCCCTGTTGAACAAACTCGGCTATTTGAATTTCTCTATCTGTAAGTTCTTTTAATAAATGAGTATTTACTATGTGAACATCATTTATATTATCAACGATTTCACCTATCATTTGTTGTATAAATTCAGGATACAACCAAACTTTTTTATCACTTATGGTTTCCACAGCATCTACAAAATGTACTTCTTTCATATGTGAGTTTGCATATCCCTTAATACCATAAGATAAAAGAGTCTTGCCTTTATTGAATTTTGGC
This genomic window contains:
- the tuf gene encoding elongation factor Tu; its protein translation is MAKEKFSRNKPHVNIGTIGHVDHGKTTLTAAISAVLSRKGLAELKDYDNIDNAPEEKERGITIATSHIEYETENRHYAHVDCPGHADYVKNMITGAAQMDGAILVVSAADGPMPQTREHILLSRQVGVPYIVVFMNKADMVDDAELLELVEMEIRELLNEYSFPGDDTPIVSGSALKALEEAKNGTEGEWSAKVMELMAAVDSYIPNPVRDTDKDLLMPIEDVFSISGRGTVVTGRIEKGVVKVGDTIEIVGIRDTQTTTVTGVEMFRKEMDQGEAGDNVGVLLRGTKKEDVERGMVLCKPKSITPHTKFEGEVYILTKEEGGRHTPFFNNYRPQFYVRTTDVTGSITLPEGTEMVMPGDNLKISVELIAPIALEEGTRFAIREGGRTVGSGVVSKILA
- a CDS encoding flagellar biosynthesis protein translates to MKFLPWIIIIILAYIVYYLSTKYERKIKMLEKLIDQNKNNIAENKDLIEKNRLLIEKNKHSIETNKQNITKIDIDIED
- a CDS encoding helix-turn-helix transcriptional regulator; this translates as MKVVLFTKSNSLYNLWMSYNISQDTVILTNINEFAKQIKLNKDAIFCIDLDSLDNSNDFIKNIIENNQDIKIIALSNEPKFNKGKTLLSYGIKGYANSHMKEVHFVDAVETISDKKVWLYPEFIQQMIGEIVDNINDVHIVNTHLLKELTDREIQIAEFVQQGLSNKEISEKTDITLRTVKAHVTSIYNKMGVKDRIGLVLLMKKK
- a CDS encoding transglutaminase-like cysteine peptidase, with protein sequence MIKFLFLFFTFIYANSYELSDKILSLCGSNTLCKNILNHYAQFMNKTKNETFDRKLELVNSYINTIMPRYDDFYNKNIDTWSTRSEFLRIGGGDCEEYAISKQDSLKDLGVKNSSCLLVVEEKMIGGYHMVLALWKKDGEEPVILDNLSFRILPISKRYDLKPMYCLMNGKYFKFKNHGKQLEPINIRIKSYEQLLQKQTKEKFWKN